From the genome of Stigmatella aurantiaca, one region includes:
- the purK gene encoding 5-(carboxyamino)imidazole ribonucleotide synthase — MKTVLPGGTLGILGGGQLGRMMALSARTLGFQVQALDPDPACPARWVVDQCYTADFGDTKAAAQLARACEVVTLEIEKIPLASLRAAAEHAPVRPSAEVLEVVQHRGRQKAWLAKNGFPLGPWREVGRAEELAAEVSALGGRCFVKSCEGGYDGRGQVVVKSAAEAPQAWRELGERAVVVEATLDLEAELSVLVARNPRGETAVYPPAFNHHEDRILAWSLLPGPVPPAVASQAADIARAMAHALQVEGLLVVEMFLLKDGTLLVNELAPRPHNSFHATEVACLTSQFEQAVRAVCNLPLGSVEVVRPAAIVNLLGDLWLSEGGPRFEQVLAMPGVRLHLYGKREARKGRKMGHLSAVGTTPEEALTRVKAAAQALGM, encoded by the coding sequence ATGAAGACCGTGCTCCCCGGAGGGACCCTCGGCATCCTGGGCGGTGGGCAGCTCGGCCGGATGATGGCGCTGTCGGCCCGCACGCTCGGCTTCCAGGTCCAGGCGCTGGATCCGGATCCCGCCTGCCCCGCCCGCTGGGTGGTGGACCAGTGCTACACGGCCGACTTCGGGGACACGAAGGCGGCGGCCCAGCTCGCCCGGGCGTGCGAGGTGGTGACACTGGAGATCGAAAAGATTCCCCTGGCCTCGCTGAGGGCGGCGGCGGAGCACGCGCCGGTGCGCCCCTCCGCCGAGGTGCTGGAAGTCGTGCAGCACCGGGGACGGCAGAAGGCGTGGCTGGCCAAGAACGGCTTTCCGCTGGGCCCCTGGCGCGAGGTGGGCCGCGCGGAGGAACTCGCCGCGGAGGTGAGCGCCCTGGGAGGGCGCTGCTTCGTGAAGTCCTGCGAGGGCGGCTATGACGGCCGCGGGCAGGTGGTGGTGAAGTCCGCCGCGGAGGCCCCCCAGGCCTGGCGCGAGCTGGGCGAGCGCGCGGTGGTGGTGGAGGCCACGCTGGACCTGGAGGCCGAGCTGTCCGTGCTGGTGGCCCGCAACCCCCGGGGCGAGACGGCGGTGTACCCGCCCGCCTTCAACCACCACGAGGACCGCATCCTGGCCTGGTCGCTGCTCCCCGGCCCGGTGCCCCCCGCCGTGGCCTCGCAGGCCGCGGACATCGCCCGCGCCATGGCCCACGCGCTCCAGGTGGAGGGGCTCCTGGTGGTGGAGATGTTCCTGTTGAAGGACGGCACGCTGCTCGTGAACGAGCTGGCGCCCCGGCCGCACAACAGCTTCCACGCCACGGAGGTGGCCTGCCTCACCAGCCAGTTCGAGCAGGCGGTGCGCGCGGTGTGCAATCTGCCCCTGGGCTCGGTGGAGGTGGTGCGCCCCGCGGCCATCGTGAACCTGCTGGGGGACCTGTGGCTGAGCGAGGGCGGCCCCCGCTTCGAGCAGGTGCTGGCGATGCCGGGCGTCCGGCTGCACCTGTACGGCAAGCGCGAGGCGCGCAAGGGCCGGAAGATGGGGCACCTGTCCGCCGTGGGCACCACGCCCGAAGAGGCGCTCACCCGCGTCAAAGCCGCCGCCCAGGCCCTGGGGATGTGA
- the purE gene encoding 5-(carboxyamino)imidazole ribonucleotide mutase: MASADTPWVGVIMGGKSDLEHLRPAIDILTELGIPHEVRIVSAHRTPDWMIEYASTAESRGLSVIIAAAGGAAHLPGMVASKTLLPVLGVPMPTTVLNGFDALLSIVQMPKGVPVGTQAIGKPGAANAALHAASILALQRPELRARLASWRKARTDEVLHERELS; encoded by the coding sequence ATGGCGAGTGCGGACACCCCCTGGGTCGGAGTCATCATGGGCGGCAAGAGCGATCTCGAGCACCTGCGCCCTGCCATCGACATCCTCACCGAGCTGGGCATCCCCCACGAGGTGCGCATCGTCTCCGCCCACCGCACCCCGGACTGGATGATCGAATACGCCTCCACGGCGGAGTCCCGGGGACTGTCGGTCATCATCGCGGCGGCCGGCGGGGCGGCCCACCTGCCGGGCATGGTGGCCAGCAAGACGCTGCTGCCCGTGCTCGGGGTGCCCATGCCCACCACGGTGCTCAACGGCTTCGACGCGCTGCTGTCCATCGTCCAGATGCCCAAGGGCGTCCCCGTGGGCACGCAGGCCATCGGCAAGCCCGGCGCGGCCAACGCCGCGCTCCACGCCGCCTCCATCCTCGCCCTCCAGCGCCCGGAGCTGCGCGCGCGGCTGGCCAGCTGGCGCAAGGCCCGCACCGACGAGGTGCTTCACGAGCGGGAGCTCTCATGA
- a CDS encoding vWA domain-containing protein, which translates to MNKTTTLLALTGGLALTALVLGLPQLTAPLLHGATPLPAQPSPPPPALPSPPPSTSQGSLAMTSRLSHPYIIPGRSDLFVTVDLQGQEVPGAKRSPVNLALIIDRSGSMSGYKLEQAKQAARQLVKMLKDEDRLAIVHYGSDVKSLPGMRATPANRERMVQYIEGIWDEGGTNISAGLLAGQAQVEAARSDYRVNRLILISDGQPTEGSTDAGSLQQLAKDIRAQGMTVSSIGVGTDFNEDLMQAFAEYGAGAYGFLEDAGQLATIFQKDLQQATTQVARNVELSFELPEGVTLGEVLGYRSSSAGNTVRVALPDFSAGQAERVVARVVVTGARVGQAVDVTGLKLAYTDLLKDKTVGTTARLSAMVTDRREEVLARQDKDATVFATRARSAQNLQKAAEALKLGRKDEAKQLIQQNQQMFHEAASVAGAPAVAADMAEQDAAMAEYESAGNAYEVNTAVKRSKTQALKSFGRMGSTY; encoded by the coding sequence ATGAACAAGACCACCACCCTGCTGGCTTTGACCGGGGGGCTCGCGCTCACCGCCCTCGTGCTGGGGCTGCCGCAGCTGACCGCCCCCTTGCTCCATGGGGCCACGCCCCTGCCGGCCCAGCCGTCCCCCCCGCCCCCTGCCCTGCCGTCCCCGCCGCCCAGCACCTCCCAGGGCTCGCTGGCGATGACGAGCCGCCTGTCCCACCCCTACATCATCCCGGGCCGCTCGGACCTCTTCGTCACCGTGGACCTCCAGGGCCAGGAGGTGCCGGGGGCGAAGCGCAGCCCGGTGAACCTGGCGCTCATCATCGACCGGTCCGGCTCCATGAGCGGCTACAAGCTGGAGCAGGCCAAGCAGGCCGCGCGGCAGCTCGTGAAGATGCTCAAGGACGAGGACCGGCTGGCCATCGTCCACTACGGCTCGGATGTGAAGAGCCTGCCGGGCATGCGGGCCACCCCCGCCAACCGCGAGCGGATGGTGCAGTACATCGAGGGCATCTGGGACGAGGGCGGCACCAACATCAGCGCGGGCCTGCTGGCGGGCCAGGCCCAGGTCGAGGCCGCGCGCTCGGACTACCGCGTCAACCGCCTCATCCTCATCAGCGATGGGCAGCCCACCGAGGGCAGCACCGACGCGGGCAGCCTCCAGCAGCTCGCCAAGGACATCCGCGCCCAGGGCATGACGGTGAGCTCCATCGGCGTGGGGACGGACTTCAACGAGGACCTGATGCAGGCCTTCGCCGAGTACGGCGCCGGGGCCTACGGCTTCCTGGAGGACGCGGGGCAGCTGGCGACGATCTTCCAGAAGGATCTGCAGCAGGCCACCACCCAGGTGGCGCGCAACGTGGAGCTCTCCTTCGAGCTGCCCGAGGGGGTGACGCTGGGCGAGGTGCTGGGCTACCGCTCCAGCAGCGCGGGGAACACGGTGCGCGTGGCCCTGCCGGACTTCTCCGCCGGGCAGGCCGAGCGCGTGGTGGCCCGGGTGGTGGTGACGGGCGCTCGCGTGGGCCAGGCGGTGGACGTGACGGGGCTGAAGCTCGCCTACACGGACCTCTTGAAGGACAAGACCGTGGGCACCACCGCCCGCCTGTCGGCGATGGTCACGGACCGGCGCGAGGAGGTGCTCGCCCGCCAGGACAAGGACGCCACCGTGTTCGCCACCCGCGCCCGCAGCGCGCAGAACCTCCAGAAGGCCGCCGAGGCCCTCAAGCTGGGACGGAAGGATGAGGCCAAGCAGCTCATCCAGCAGAACCAGCAGATGTTCCACGAGGCCGCCTCGGTGGCCGGGGCACCGGCGGTGGCCGCCGACATGGCCGAACAGGACGCGGCCATGGCCGAGTACGAGAGCGCCGGCAACGCATACGAAGTGAACACGGCCGTCAAGCGCTCGAAGACCCAGGCGCTCAAGAGCTTCGGGCGCATGGGCTCCACGTACTGA
- the cglC gene encoding adventurous gliding motility lipoprotein CglC has protein sequence MSARLVIVLSAALLASACEVTTQLGQECLLIKQDPDRPGESTAILEREILPGQDFISFGVTDCEDLVCVRDANFVGDPNPDAQAKGYCSQDCVEGSGKSGCEVTDSGVAEDIRTGITCRSLLLDQASLERLRQEDPVAYRRTFGENNSPYFCAVALTP, from the coding sequence ATGTCTGCGCGTCTGGTCATCGTTCTGAGTGCCGCCCTGCTCGCCAGCGCGTGCGAGGTCACCACCCAGCTGGGCCAGGAGTGCCTGCTGATCAAGCAGGATCCGGACCGCCCCGGGGAGTCCACGGCCATCCTCGAGCGGGAGATCCTCCCGGGCCAGGACTTCATCTCCTTTGGTGTCACGGACTGTGAGGACCTCGTCTGCGTCCGGGACGCGAACTTCGTGGGGGACCCCAACCCGGATGCCCAGGCCAAGGGCTACTGCAGCCAGGACTGCGTGGAGGGCTCGGGCAAGTCGGGCTGCGAGGTGACGGACTCGGGCGTGGCCGAGGACATCCGCACCGGCATCACCTGCCGCTCGCTGCTCCTGGACCAGGCCTCGCTGGAGCGGCTGCGGCAGGAGGACCCGGTGGCCTACCGGCGGACGTTCGGGGAGAACAACTCGCCGTACTTCTGCGCGGTCGCGCTGACGCCCTGA
- a CDS encoding outer membrane beta-barrel domain-containing protein, with the protein MNRLKAILLALCFGPALALAQSQEGMGLDLSGSDANQAEESQTEETPLAAETPPAPEAAPPAAEPPPEPVAVSTDVTLDDRVKSVQRKVYLKKGRFELTPQVSFSINDPYYSKLGASLRGAYYFADTLAVAVRGSVMQVIPSEDVRIAKRSFQSAIYNSVPNWAAMGDVEWSPLYGKVAFLNSILHFDGYLVGGLGVVQTETSSLPGRGLNIATDLGVGLRFVAKDFLAVNTSLINTSYVDQPLGTSKGALQNVMTINAGISLFFPLQSTGREGE; encoded by the coding sequence GTGAATCGCCTCAAGGCCATCCTGCTCGCGCTGTGCTTCGGACCCGCGCTAGCGCTCGCCCAATCCCAAGAGGGGATGGGACTCGACCTCAGCGGCTCGGACGCCAATCAGGCCGAGGAGTCGCAGACCGAAGAGACCCCTCTTGCCGCTGAAACCCCACCCGCCCCGGAGGCCGCCCCGCCGGCCGCCGAGCCCCCTCCGGAGCCCGTGGCCGTCTCCACGGACGTGACCTTGGACGACCGGGTCAAGAGCGTTCAGCGAAAGGTGTACCTGAAGAAGGGCCGCTTCGAGCTGACGCCCCAGGTGAGCTTCTCCATCAATGATCCGTACTATTCGAAGCTGGGCGCCTCGCTGCGCGGGGCGTACTACTTCGCGGACACCCTGGCGGTGGCCGTGCGCGGCTCGGTGATGCAGGTCATTCCCTCGGAAGACGTGCGCATCGCCAAGCGCAGCTTCCAGTCGGCCATCTACAACTCCGTGCCCAACTGGGCCGCCATGGGCGACGTGGAGTGGAGCCCCCTGTATGGCAAGGTGGCCTTCCTCAACTCCATTCTCCACTTCGACGGCTACCTCGTGGGCGGCCTGGGCGTGGTGCAGACCGAGACCTCCTCGCTGCCGGGCCGTGGGCTCAACATCGCCACCGACCTGGGCGTGGGCCTGCGCTTCGTGGCCAAGGACTTCCTGGCGGTGAACACTTCCTTGATCAACACCTCGTACGTGGATCAGCCCCTGGGTACCAGCAAGGGGGCGCTGCAGAACGTCATGACGATCAACGCGGGCATCTCGCTGTTCTTCCCCCTGCAGTCCACTGGCCGGGAGGGCGAGTGA
- a CDS encoding outer membrane beta-barrel domain-containing protein translates to MRAFSLLWVLCWAPAVALAQTAPPPTATEPVPAASSSEAEAGDVSEVDKDALGPLRERIRPVSGHLFLKKGRFEVSPSATVTFRDAFFSKYILGASLTYHPLETLGVGLRAGYALSAVSGSAQICTFTQVEGGVTRGCRSPSFEQLDGEAPGLLTLMAGVDLQWAPIYGKISVLAEKFLHFDMYGIVGASAVQYKGRRASEGEGGQSFTTVGGNVGIGFRFFLNRYMTVRTEVRDLIYVEKAVLPSTTLRNQLMFELGFSFFFPTALPES, encoded by the coding sequence ATGCGCGCCTTCTCTCTCCTGTGGGTGCTCTGCTGGGCGCCGGCCGTGGCCCTGGCCCAGACCGCTCCGCCCCCCACGGCCACGGAGCCCGTGCCCGCCGCGTCCTCCTCGGAGGCCGAGGCCGGCGACGTGTCCGAAGTGGACAAGGACGCGCTCGGGCCGCTGCGCGAGCGCATCCGCCCCGTGTCCGGCCACCTGTTCCTCAAGAAGGGCCGCTTCGAGGTCAGCCCCTCGGCGACCGTCACCTTCCGGGATGCGTTCTTCTCCAAGTACATCCTGGGGGCGTCGCTGACCTACCACCCCCTGGAGACGCTCGGGGTGGGGCTGCGCGCCGGGTACGCGCTCTCGGCGGTGTCCGGCTCGGCGCAGATCTGCACCTTCACCCAGGTGGAGGGGGGCGTCACCCGCGGGTGCCGCTCGCCGTCCTTCGAGCAGCTGGATGGCGAGGCCCCCGGCCTGCTCACCCTGATGGCGGGGGTGGACCTGCAGTGGGCGCCCATCTACGGGAAGATCTCCGTGCTGGCCGAGAAGTTCCTCCACTTCGACATGTACGGCATCGTGGGCGCCTCGGCGGTCCAGTACAAGGGGCGGCGTGCCAGCGAAGGGGAGGGGGGCCAGTCCTTCACCACGGTGGGTGGAAACGTGGGCATCGGCTTCCGCTTCTTCCTCAACCGGTACATGACGGTGCGCACCGAGGTGCGTGACCTCATCTATGTGGAGAAGGCGGTTCTTCCCTCCACCACGCTGCGCAACCAGCTGATGTTCGAGCTGGGCTTCTCCTTCTTCTTCCCCACTGCCCTTCCCGAGTCATGA
- the gltC gene encoding adventurous gliding motility protein GltC has product MRTSRLLRFALLGLTLVWANPAPAQSFEGLDTPGASKKKRGKQAAKKKKPARGKKAAPVEAPPEEEATPAASETPADAAATPAEAPTPSPGVAPDPVPTPEATPTPAPAQTEGLGLDLTGSSSKGTAPTMSFDAVDVSGKTADRQRLDVAVSLFKNDEYEQASMSAYEVLQDPKMSGLHTEARYVVAKALYRMGLYHSALGEFSKILALGPQTKFFKTSLEWLFFISRKTKNETVVLDEIARYANYEFPEKFRSEFRYLLARYHFVRGRALDQVGQTAEADKSFEEVKRLALTVPRTDAFYPRVKFLQGIALFRFGTKQKSADGRRGDTNMMQSIEAMKEVVRLTRPNPAKGGEEAKLDQSLRELAFMQLARTHYGMQQNRYAIFYFNKIERGTTQWLESMFESSWANYRVGQYEQALGNLITLSSPFFREEYFPEALILKAVIYYENCRYRESTLILQDFERTYLPVHDQLDQLVKKNMDAGEYYSVLAEVQKKNKEGLEKNGTDIILERILRLALTDQDLKKTNDSILELENEMDLFGEKKDTFKYSELSKALLEGLKEQRVSLISRAGIMAKGKLESELMALKQLLANGLRIKFETTTKEKEFLEEQLKAGGRTAIVKKYRYSVAVPDDQLYWPYEGEYWRDELGTYQYTMTKGCIERDSANRDVQASSQAR; this is encoded by the coding sequence ATGCGCACCTCCCGACTCCTCCGTTTCGCCCTGCTCGGGCTTACGCTCGTGTGGGCCAACCCCGCCCCTGCCCAGAGCTTCGAGGGCCTCGACACGCCCGGCGCTTCGAAGAAGAAGCGCGGCAAGCAGGCTGCCAAGAAGAAGAAGCCCGCGCGTGGCAAGAAGGCCGCTCCGGTCGAGGCTCCTCCCGAGGAGGAGGCCACGCCCGCGGCGAGCGAGACTCCCGCGGATGCGGCCGCCACGCCCGCCGAGGCGCCCACGCCCTCGCCGGGGGTCGCGCCGGATCCGGTGCCCACGCCGGAGGCCACGCCTACCCCCGCGCCCGCGCAGACCGAGGGGCTGGGGCTGGACCTGACGGGCAGCTCGTCCAAGGGCACCGCGCCCACCATGTCCTTTGACGCGGTGGACGTGTCCGGCAAGACCGCGGACCGGCAGCGCCTGGACGTGGCCGTGTCGCTCTTCAAGAACGACGAGTACGAGCAGGCCTCCATGTCGGCCTACGAGGTGCTCCAGGACCCGAAGATGTCGGGCCTGCACACCGAGGCGCGCTACGTGGTGGCCAAGGCCCTGTACCGCATGGGGCTGTACCACTCGGCGCTCGGCGAGTTCTCGAAGATCCTCGCGCTGGGCCCCCAGACGAAGTTCTTCAAGACGAGCCTGGAGTGGCTGTTCTTCATCAGCCGCAAGACGAAGAACGAGACGGTCGTTCTCGATGAGATCGCCCGCTACGCCAACTACGAGTTCCCCGAGAAGTTCCGCAGCGAGTTCCGCTACCTGCTGGCGCGCTACCACTTCGTGCGCGGCCGCGCGCTCGACCAGGTGGGGCAGACGGCCGAGGCGGACAAGAGCTTCGAGGAAGTGAAGCGGCTGGCGCTGACGGTGCCGCGCACCGACGCGTTCTACCCGCGCGTGAAGTTCCTGCAGGGCATCGCGCTGTTCCGCTTCGGCACCAAGCAGAAGAGCGCCGATGGGCGCCGTGGCGACACCAACATGATGCAGTCCATCGAGGCGATGAAGGAAGTCGTCCGCCTCACGCGTCCCAACCCCGCCAAGGGCGGCGAGGAGGCGAAGCTGGATCAGTCCCTGCGCGAGCTGGCTTTCATGCAGCTGGCCCGGACGCACTACGGCATGCAGCAGAACCGCTACGCCATCTTCTACTTCAACAAGATCGAGCGCGGCACCACGCAGTGGCTGGAGTCGATGTTCGAGTCGAGCTGGGCCAACTACCGCGTGGGCCAGTATGAGCAGGCGCTGGGCAACCTCATCACCCTGTCCTCGCCCTTCTTCCGGGAGGAGTACTTCCCCGAGGCGCTCATCCTCAAGGCGGTCATCTATTACGAGAACTGCCGCTACCGCGAGTCCACCCTCATCCTCCAGGACTTCGAGCGCACCTACCTGCCGGTGCACGACCAGCTGGACCAGCTGGTGAAGAAGAACATGGACGCCGGCGAGTACTACAGCGTGCTCGCCGAGGTGCAGAAGAAGAACAAGGAGGGGCTGGAGAAGAACGGCACGGACATCATCCTGGAGCGCATCCTGCGCCTGGCCCTCACGGATCAGGACCTGAAGAAGACCAACGACTCCATCCTCGAGCTGGAGAACGAGATGGACCTGTTTGGCGAGAAGAAGGACACCTTCAAGTACTCCGAGCTGTCCAAGGCCCTGCTGGAGGGGCTCAAGGAGCAGCGCGTCTCGCTCATCTCGCGCGCGGGCATCATGGCCAAGGGCAAGCTGGAGTCGGAGCTGATGGCGCTCAAGCAGCTCCTGGCCAACGGGCTGCGCATCAAGTTCGAGACGACCACGAAGGAGAAGGAGTTCCTCGAGGAGCAGCTCAAGGCGGGTGGGCGCACGGCCATCGTGAAGAAGTACCGGTACTCGGTGGCGGTGCCGGATGATCAGCTCTACTGGCCGTACGAGGGTGAGTACTGGCGCGACGAGCTGGGCACCTACCAGTACACGATGACCAAGGGTTGCATCGAGCGCGACTCGGCCAACCGCGACGTCCAGGCGTCGAGTCAGGCGCGGTAA
- a CDS encoding MFS transporter: MEEPARRASLRAVFGIVVLDLIGFGILIPQLGVYGVKFGASAFTAGLLVSVYSLMQLLFAPVLGRLSDRYGRRPVLLVSLAGSLAGYVLFAFAHSLPLLFLARIIDGVSGGNIATAQAYVADVTRPEERAKGMGLIGAAFGLGFVLGPALGGFLGAWGGNLAIGLFAAGLAGLNLLVTYLFLPESLQPGRSPGGPVRSVRGALGALRLPVVGPCLALILLFTTAFAQMEGTFSVFLLSRFLSSGPVPLEGGLFFLNAHASPEVLAQASLRTGWLFALVGVLSAVLQGGLLRKLLPDRHPAPGTGSRTGREAVLVVVGFSVTALGLAVLPLAPTYGWLFPAMGLLAVGSAFTNPSLSAVVSLHAPAERQGAVLGTYQAFSSLGRILGPALGGWLFTRFGPSMPYGTAAGMLGVGAALALGLVSRMRMADAGARQSP, from the coding sequence ATGGAGGAGCCTGCCCGGCGCGCATCCTTGCGCGCCGTCTTTGGTATCGTGGTGCTGGACCTCATCGGGTTCGGCATCCTCATCCCGCAGCTGGGGGTGTACGGAGTGAAGTTCGGCGCCTCGGCCTTCACGGCGGGGCTGCTGGTGTCCGTGTACTCGCTGATGCAGCTCTTGTTCGCCCCGGTGCTGGGGCGGCTGTCGGACCGGTATGGCCGCAGGCCCGTGCTGCTCGTGAGCCTGGCGGGCTCCCTCGCAGGCTATGTGCTGTTCGCCTTCGCCCACTCGCTGCCGCTGCTGTTCCTGGCGCGCATCATCGACGGGGTGAGTGGGGGCAACATCGCCACGGCCCAGGCGTACGTGGCGGATGTCACCCGCCCCGAGGAGCGCGCCAAGGGCATGGGGCTCATCGGCGCGGCGTTTGGCCTGGGCTTCGTGCTGGGCCCGGCGCTGGGCGGGTTCCTGGGGGCCTGGGGCGGCAACCTGGCCATTGGCCTGTTCGCCGCGGGGCTCGCGGGGCTCAACCTGCTCGTCACCTACCTGTTCCTTCCGGAATCCCTCCAGCCGGGCCGCTCGCCGGGGGGGCCGGTGCGCTCGGTGCGCGGGGCCCTCGGCGCGCTGCGGCTGCCGGTGGTGGGCCCGTGCCTGGCCCTCATCCTCCTGTTCACCACTGCCTTCGCGCAGATGGAGGGCACCTTCTCGGTGTTCCTCCTCTCCCGGTTCCTCTCCTCGGGGCCGGTGCCGCTGGAGGGAGGGCTCTTCTTCCTGAACGCCCACGCGAGCCCGGAGGTGCTGGCCCAGGCGAGCCTCCGCACCGGGTGGCTGTTCGCCCTGGTGGGCGTGCTGTCGGCGGTGCTGCAGGGGGGGCTGCTCCGGAAGCTCCTGCCGGACCGGCACCCGGCGCCCGGTACGGGCTCGCGGACGGGCCGGGAGGCGGTGCTGGTGGTGGTGGGATTCTCGGTGACAGCGCTGGGACTCGCCGTGCTACCGCTGGCGCCCACCTATGGGTGGCTCTTCCCGGCCATGGGGCTGTTGGCGGTGGGCTCGGCCTTCACCAACCCCTCCCTGTCCGCGGTGGTGTCCCTGCACGCGCCTGCGGAGCGGCAGGGGGCTGTGTTGGGTACCTATCAAGCCTTCAGCTCCCTGGGGCGGATTCTGGGCCCGGCGCTGGGAGGATGGCTCTTCACCCGCTTTGGCCCGTCCATGCCGTATGGCACGGCGGCGGGGATGCTGGGGGTGGGCGCGGCCCTGGCACTGGGATTGGTGTCGCGCATGCGAATGGCGGACGCGGGCGCGCGGCAAAGCCCGTAA
- the plsX gene encoding phosphate acyltransferase PlsX: MVGTSQDLKDITIAFDVMGSDHGPEEVVRGAAQLSLEAPHIHALLVGDRDAIDAVLAETKHRAERISVQHVSEFIAMDEKPGEALARKKNASVAVAAQLVAEGEAHALVSAGNTGACVLACARFFQLIPGVRRAALAAVYPTRGTRGEKEDPFSLILDVGATVEATAEDLVTFAVMGSAYARIISRNERPKVALLSNGVEPQKGPPRVVEAHARLSAMPGVNFVGNVEGVDIPKGTVDVIVTDGFMGNVCLKMLEGVHDTVVELAQYAYKEKLRWRAGLAMLSSGIQRIKDITDWEQYGGAPVLGFDRIFIKAHGRSKARAITNAGKVAAKAVAHQLGTAIQEGLPR; encoded by the coding sequence ATGGTGGGCACGTCGCAGGACCTCAAGGACATCACCATTGCCTTCGATGTGATGGGCAGCGATCACGGACCCGAGGAGGTGGTGCGCGGCGCCGCGCAGCTCTCCTTGGAGGCGCCCCACATCCACGCGTTGCTCGTGGGAGACCGCGATGCCATCGACGCGGTGCTCGCCGAGACGAAGCACCGCGCCGAGCGCATCTCCGTGCAGCACGTGAGCGAGTTCATCGCCATGGACGAGAAGCCGGGCGAGGCGCTGGCACGCAAGAAGAACGCCTCGGTGGCGGTGGCCGCCCAGCTCGTCGCCGAGGGCGAGGCGCATGCGCTCGTCTCCGCGGGCAACACGGGGGCGTGCGTGCTGGCGTGCGCGCGCTTCTTCCAGCTCATTCCCGGGGTACGCCGGGCGGCGCTGGCGGCGGTGTACCCCACGCGCGGCACCCGCGGGGAGAAGGAGGATCCGTTCTCCCTCATCCTGGATGTGGGGGCCACGGTGGAGGCCACGGCGGAGGACCTGGTCACCTTCGCGGTGATGGGCTCGGCGTACGCGCGCATCATCTCCCGCAACGAGCGCCCCAAGGTGGCGCTGCTCTCCAACGGGGTGGAGCCGCAGAAGGGCCCCCCGCGGGTGGTGGAGGCGCACGCGCGTCTGTCCGCCATGCCGGGGGTGAACTTCGTGGGCAACGTGGAGGGCGTGGACATTCCCAAGGGCACCGTGGACGTCATCGTCACGGACGGCTTCATGGGCAACGTGTGCCTGAAGATGCTGGAGGGCGTGCACGACACGGTGGTGGAGCTGGCCCAGTACGCCTACAAGGAGAAGCTGCGCTGGCGCGCGGGGCTGGCCATGCTCTCCAGCGGCATCCAGCGCATCAAGGACATCACCGACTGGGAGCAGTACGGCGGGGCGCCGGTGCTCGGCTTCGACCGCATCTTCATCAAGGCGCACGGGCGCTCGAAGGCGCGCGCCATCACCAACGCGGGCAAGGTGGCGGCGAAGGCCGTGGCGCACCAGCTCGGCACCGCCATCCAGGAAGGCCTGCCCCGGTGA
- a CDS encoding phosphatase domain-containing protein, which yields MSLPDRIDPPPPKRIYRWDLDKTYLRTDFDSFRDLVRTAMQKAHQKVAVPGASALIKELADKGDSRLCIVSGSPTQMRAVLEEKLKLDGVKWDEFVLKDNVGNLLRGRFRALRGQVGYKLPAILESRASAPVEAEEVLFGDDAEADAFIYSLYADLIAGRVDERVLNQVMEAGSVYPDDAERVRQAWKKIPVADPVRRIFIHLDRLTPPAHFAAYGPRVVPIFNYFQAALVLLADGHLTAPQVIKIAVEMVQTAGHNIITLSNSFQDLLRRGLPLQQAAVALSQALEGPNGLLQAMRPVPDIIAAFTKRLAALGTPPPPPRVQAVDYLALVSHALPRTHKERKK from the coding sequence GTGAGCTTGCCGGACCGCATCGATCCCCCGCCGCCGAAGCGCATCTACCGGTGGGACTTGGACAAGACGTACCTGCGCACGGACTTCGACTCGTTCCGGGACTTGGTACGTACCGCGATGCAGAAGGCCCACCAGAAGGTGGCCGTGCCGGGGGCCTCCGCGCTCATCAAGGAGCTGGCGGACAAGGGCGACTCCCGGCTGTGCATCGTCTCCGGCAGCCCCACGCAGATGCGCGCGGTGCTGGAGGAGAAGCTCAAGCTGGACGGGGTGAAGTGGGATGAGTTCGTCCTCAAGGACAACGTGGGCAACCTGCTGCGCGGGCGCTTCCGCGCGCTGCGCGGGCAGGTGGGCTACAAGCTGCCCGCCATCCTGGAGAGCCGGGCGAGCGCCCCCGTGGAGGCCGAGGAGGTGCTCTTCGGGGATGACGCGGAGGCCGATGCGTTCATCTACTCGCTCTATGCGGACCTCATCGCCGGACGGGTGGACGAGCGCGTCCTCAACCAGGTGATGGAGGCGGGCTCCGTCTACCCGGACGACGCCGAGCGGGTGCGCCAGGCCTGGAAGAAGATCCCCGTGGCAGACCCCGTGCGCCGCATCTTCATCCACCTGGACCGGCTGACGCCGCCGGCCCACTTCGCGGCGTATGGGCCGCGCGTGGTGCCCATCTTCAACTACTTCCAAGCGGCGCTGGTGCTGCTGGCGGATGGGCACCTGACGGCCCCGCAGGTCATCAAGATCGCCGTGGAGATGGTGCAGACGGCGGGGCACAACATCATCACCCTGTCCAACTCGTTCCAGGACTTGCTGCGGCGGGGCCTGCCGCTGCAGCAGGCCGCCGTGGCGCTGTCCCAGGCGCTGGAGGGGCCCAACGGGCTCCTGCAGGCGATGCGGCCGGTGCCGGACATCATCGCCGCCTTCACCAAGCGCCTGGCCGCCCTCGGCACGCCGCCCCCGCCTCCCCGGGTGCAGGCGGTGGACTACCTCGCGCTGGTGTCCCACGCCCTGCCTCGCACCCACAAGGAGCGCAAGAAGTAG